The following DNA comes from Anopheles arabiensis isolate DONGOLA chromosome 3, AaraD3, whole genome shotgun sequence.
aaaaaacattttaaggATACCCTTTACGAAGAGGCTTCCAAAGGAAACGACGAATGTAACACATACAATCTTGCATAtgattcacaaacacacagaaacgcACTTCTACACTTTGCTTGTCATACGGTTCCTGCCttctttcttccttccgttctgctgtatagaaaaaaaaaaaacgaggggCTCTCGCAATTTGCATTGCACCATATTCCCTAAATTGTTGCTTCCAGGGATTCTTTTACAATGTATCTTTCCGACCGTGCCTGCTAAATCCTGCTAAACATACTTACCATTCATAGTTAAAGCCTAGCAAGGCATATCGAGCTTGCGTTTTTCCGTCTCAGCAGAGCAGCCACACGCATGAAATCCTCGCTTCCCAAGCCGTCTCTCGTGCTAACTGCATTCGCCAGTGCTAATGATGTCGCGTGCTTACGAGATAACTGCGAGTGGATTGAATTGTTACTACGCGAAGTTCGGTGCTATTGTTTTCGGAATGCACCTGGCTGGTTGCGTCGGAtgaagaaaaatacaaaaacgcGCTGCTAAAAAATATCTTTCACTCGAAAGCGCGAAGTACCATGTATACAGGAAAGGTGATTTCATCGAGGTTGTTAGATCCGAGGTGCGTCAGTGGCATTTTGCTGGTCACCAGATCGAATGTCAAAAGTGACAGTACACGGTCGGATGTATTCAAAATAGCGAACGGTAACGAAATTTTCATTCCCATCTTTTCATTTGGGTATGTGTATAATATCTTGCAGCTAATCGAAAACACCAGATTTCGGTACTAGAAAACAGCACAGATCTATTAAACGCAAGTATCATTCACTAGTTAAATCCACAacaccattttgtttttacctGTAAAAGATGGGTGTCTAGTCCAGTGGTCGGCAAGCTTGGCGAAGTGTTGAGAATACAAAAAAGGTCATATAGAACTGGCGCTAAAAACCCTCTCTAAAAAGTGAGGTGAGTAGATACTTACATTTAATTCATTGGAATGGtcctgttttattttgctgatGAAAGAAGTACATTTAATTGGAGATACAGCAATTGCACATTGGGACACAGTATCGCATTAAAGGTAATGCTGATATGTGGATTTGCAAACATCCAATCACAATTCGTTTTCAATATCCTTCACTGTGCTGATAAAATGGTAATATTGGTCTACTTGAGTGTATGTATTGCTTTTGCGTTTTCCCGTTGTTTTTTAACCGTACCGTAGTGCTACTGCATGCTATCATCTAAAAATCCTCGCTACTTCTAATCCTCCCATAGGGTGGGTGTGATGCGATGAAATTTTCattatgttttgctcttctatTCAACTACCTTCAACTACAACTCACTACATTGATTGCTCTCACTAAGTTATTAGAATTTAGCATTGAATGATTACAATGCATTTGCTTGATCGGGAATGCAAAAGGTGTTGATGCTACTCATGGTCGCTAATACTGCGTCGCTAATGCTATGTTACTAGGATAAAATCAATCTTAGCAGTGTAATTCTGTGGCTACTGTGGCGGTACCATCATGGGTTTAGTTGTGGTTTTGTTATAGTGGTGGGTCTTATTAGAGGTTATTGGTTGTTCACGTGGCTACGAATTATTAAGCATTGTGCTTGGTATATTGCATATCGGTTTGCTTGACCATCGATTGTATTACTCTCGAACGGAAGCAATATCACATTTAATAACTCCATGGTTCTGTAGTACGGTAATGTGGAGCTGCTCGATCTGATGCGCTTCTTCAGATGCGCCTGGCTCGTCACACGACGCTCCATGGAATGTAGACTTTGGAATGATGAATGCAGATCGCTTAGCAAAAGACTGAACCCGATCCGTTCCTAGCATTGGACGCTCTGGAGTGAATCCAATTTTATAGTGATACAGTATGGCGTGTACCCGTTTTGGTACGGTTGGTTCGCAAAGGGCCAATTCGAGCGCAGTTTCGTGTAGCTTTCCATCGAACGGTATATCTGCAAGCTTGACATTGTTGGAAAGATTGCGGTAGGAAAACGGGCCCAGATCTAGATGATTCTCGGTTTCCAGTGAAGCTAGATACTTGTCGATTTGAAATTGTTCCAGTTCCGGGTTTTCTACCCGACTACACTTCACGATCCAGTCCGACTCGATCAAGCTACCGTGCAGCTCGAGCGATGACGGTATCACTGTTCCGATGGGTTTTAACTTGGCCAGCAACGATTGATAAAGGCAAAAGTGCTCACTGTTGATCTGACCGAACACATCAACCGGTTGCAGAATAATTAAATCCAGCGTATAGTCGTTTAGCAGAAATATCTCTTGGAGTGAGTTCACCAACATAATACTACCCATGGGAATATCGTTTTGATTTGCAATAAACTCAATCAAATCCTCGGTCTGATCGAGGCAGAACAACATCCGCGCTTTGCCCTCTTTGAGCAGTTTCAGCCCTGCGTAGGGGAAAAGCGACAGGTCGAGTACTTTTTCCATGTCGTCCAGCCCTTCGGTAGCCTCGATTAGGCTGCTGTAGTACTCGTTGTCATTTAGAAACTCGAGTACATGTTCGTCCACACTTATTTGATTGTCGACTGAGTTCAAGTTGTGGGCAATAGAGAGTGCACCGTCCTTGCAAGACATCGATAGCTTCAACCGTTGATCCTTCGCAACCGGCAGGCGCTGGTTCAGTCGAAAGATGGCCTGGTTCCAGCACGTGCTGGTGGTAGGGTCCGTACTAATGGCTTGCGTTTCGTCGAGCTGTAGGTCGAACCATACGACAAAACCGTCCAGCAGGAGACCATCATCCAGACAGGTCAGCTCTACCTCGCCCGCCTCCGTACCATCATGATAGCGCATCAACGAGTCGAGATCGTTGAAATCAACCTCCAACGATACGACGGTATCGGTCACGAACTCAAAATCATCGTTCGCCTGGATGCGGCCTACATCCTCTGCATCGTAGCACTTCGTACCTTCTTTAGAAAGCAAACAGTTGCTAGGCAATGCGAAATCGTCTATGAATGCTTCGTTGATTAAAATATTGCTTGCGGTTAAGGCGCGCGATTGATAGCCGGAGGCATGCAGCGTTACCTTCGCCGGAATGATTTTGCCTTCCGGCAGCAGTAGATGCTTTTTGGCGTGGATTAACGTTTCCAGTATTCCCTCGCCAAACGCACCGGAATCAAGCGTTTCCGTAATGATAAGCGAGAAACGTTCGCCGATTTTTAAATCCTGCGAAAAGCTCTGAAACAAACATATCCGATCGCTCAACCCGTTAGCGCCAAACACATCCCGTGCGATTTGCACCATGATTTCGGATCCATCACAAGCTGCCGCCTTGCGTATGCCCTCGCATTGCAAAGCGTACATCGACAGCAAACCGGTACCGGTGCCAATGTCGAGCACTTCGTTGTATCCTCCGGCGATCTGGCGCTCGATCGCGGCCCGAAATGCTGCATTGCGCACAACGTCGTTTAGCATGCGGAAATGCCATCTTTCGACAAGCTCGCACTTGGTGTTCTGCAGATTTTGGTAGGCTTTCAGGTAGCGAgaatcctgcagcagcacacgtTCGAAGCAGATGGAAGCCTCCAACGAGCGGCCATATCTGAAAGAGTAGAAGCAAATGGTAAAAGATAAGCTTCAATCGAGCGCGTCGATGCTTTTAGGAAAGGGGATATATGCGAATTTAGAATTTTAAGTGATCTTAGAGCATCATTTAGTTGTGTCCTTATTTCTTTCCTATTTCTTTGCCACTGTAGTCTTAGTTAATCGGATCGTTTGTAAATGTATTcgcaatttatttcattagcTCTCCTCTCCCCTCTTGCAAACATTACAACTAGACGGTGGTAATACAACTAGAGTCCggtaaaatgtaacaaaaccaTAGTAAAGCTTAGCAAACAGAGTTAAATGATGAACTGACCAAACCATATGGTTTACGCATATATAGTATTGTACTTAGTGGAATCTCCTCACTACCCCTAACGCTGTTCGTGGTGCACAAACTCACCCCTAATGAGATAATTTGTTACATAATCACATTACTGAAAACCTTACAGAAAGTAACGCACTTTAAGCCAGCCCTGGCCATAGATTCTGTCCATACGGTGATTGCCTCGTTTACTGCCTGTTCGTTTAATAGCACGTTAGGAACACTGAATGACACGAACGGGTTGAACAATGTGTTCGTTTGCTCGTTTGAACTAGCTTGAAATACGGTCAACGGTACGTGTGCTAAACAGTTGTCCTGTGTGCGTTCCGTATCATACCAGTACACTACCGGATAGCCAATGAACAATCCGTACGCGCTTGTACGACAAGCACTGGGGCCAATCGGCCACACAACGATTGGTGTATTAGTTCGCCGTGCCGTGTGCTGGCTGCGTATAATCTCGAGCCTAGATTCCAACAAACTAGTGTAACCATTACAAACAGCAACCACACGCTCGTCAGCTAACTGGGGGGCGGCCTGTCCAGCGGATACATCGACAACGGTAGGGCGCCACAACTGTTGACCCACAAATCGGTTCATGTGGCACACGCCAAAATCATCCGCCGACTCGTGCCCAATCTGCACAACGACCAATGTGTCCTGTAGCAGTTTTGCCGCCTTTAGCGAATCGAGCAATCTGCTTACCTCGTCCATCGAAAGACATCCAACGTCCCAAAGGAAACCTAATTTCAATCCTCTATCGATTGCGTACAATTGTTGGGCAATCTCTTTGATTGTGCTTCTCGCTCTTACCTTCGCCCGCAGGTGGCGGGTCAGGTAGTGGTTTATGTCCTTCATATGGCTAGCTCGCGTTGTGCGTATTTGCACGCGTGTACCTAAAGGCTaacctgctgtgtgtg
Coding sequences within:
- the LOC120901034 gene encoding protein arginine N-methyltransferase 9-like gives rise to the protein MDEVSRLLDSLKAAKLLQDTLVVVQIGHESADDFGVCHMNRFVGQQLWRPTVVDVSAGQAAPQYGRSLEASICFERVLLQDSRYLKAYQNLQNTKCELVERWHFRMLNDVVRNAAFRAAIERQIAGGYNEVLDIGTGTGLLSMYALQCEGIRKAAACDGSEIMVQIARDVFGANGLSDRICLFQSFSQDLKIGERFSLIITETLDSGAFGEGILETLIHAKKHLLLPEGKIIPAKVTLHASGYQSRALTASNILINEAFIDDFALPSNCLLSKEGTKCYDAEDVGRIQANDDFEFVTDTVVSLEVDFNDLDSLMRYHDGTEAGEVELTCLDDGLLLDGFVVWFDLQLDETQAISTDPTTSTCWNQAIFRLNQRLPVAKDQRLKLSMSCKDGALSIAHNLNSVDNQISVDEHVLEFLNDNEYYSSLIEATEGLDDMEKVLDLSLFPYAGLKLLKEGKARMLFCLDQTEDLIEFIANQNDIPMGSIMLVNSLQEIFLLNDYTLDLIILQPVDVFGQINSEHFCLYQSLLAKLKPIGTVIPSSLELHGSLIESDWIVKCSRVENPELEQFQIDKYLASLETENHLDLGPFSYRNLSNNVKLADIPFDGKLHETALELALCEPTVPKRVHAILYHYKIGFTPERPMLGTDRVQSFAKRSAFIIPKSTFHGASCDEPGASEEAHQIEQLHITVLQNHGVIKCDIASVRE